The Melanotaenia boesemani isolate fMelBoe1 chromosome 8, fMelBoe1.pri, whole genome shotgun sequence DNA window TAAGTTACTTTGTGGGTTTATGAGTGCGTTCATCCTTCAGGGAGTGACTTCTTGATGGCACTCTGCATCACCAGTAAGGTCACTCGCTCCTGGGAGCTTCTTGCCATTCCAAGAAGAAACACACCAGCAGCGAGCAGGAGGTCCAACCAGAGATGACTCACACTGAAACAGTAAAGGCATCTCTCAGACAAATCACCCACTAGCTTAATAAAAACCTCTTCCTTAAGTTGGGATGAGTTTTAGTTGTTGGACATCTTTGAAATTCTCACCTGTTTTGCCTTGTAGAAGCCGTACTTGTCGCAGTTGGGGAGGTAGAAAGTTGTGAATTTATCTCCTAGTTTCTGCTGAGAGCTGGCTATCATATCCAGAGCTGCGTGCAGTTCAATGTGACAGGGACCCTGTGCAAAACCACAGAGTTAGGGTACAAATACACAGCTACAACAAAATCACATAATATATTCAGGTATTTATCCACAAAAccatctcttcttttttattaaaagaatgaTAAATTATTCTTTCCTAAATTTTCTGGATCAAACTTATGCTTTTTTCTCACCTGCTGTACGAGTTTGCTGCGGATGGCATTGACCTTGGCTTTGATACTCTCTTGGCCCTCAGCAGTATCTTGGAGGTCAAACGGAAAGTTCAGACCCAACAGGTAGTGCAGGGATCCATGATCATGGACTCCATCAGCTTCTTctgcagggattttttttaaatacatctgaTGTTACACTTGAACATGAGCCATAATAACAATTTAAAGCCTTACAAGTAGCAAAAAACAATTGACACgtatgaaaaaaagaacaaatgagtCTACCTTGGCCCTCATCTTCAATGCAGACTCCCTGTCCCCTCGTCAGAGCATGGAGTGGTCTGGCCTCACCGGGCCTTGGAATGCAGCGGAGACCCTCTCCACAGTGGGCAGTGTGAACCCCACAGGAAGCCCCTTTCTCCAGAGCACAGGCCATACAACAGCCACAGCCAGGCTCTCTCAGCACCTGCTTACAGTCAGTTGGGATTGCAGGACAGTCGTTCATCTTCTGTTGCGTACATGTGGCACAGCGGATGGGCTCGGGCCCCACCACCGGGGACGACCTCACCACAGCCAAGACAGCCAGACCCACAACCGCTACAAACATAAACTTCTGATACAATCCAAGTACCTCCATTCTTCTGATAAAATTATTTGCCTTTTTGGAGTCGTCTCTTAAAACTGCTCTATATGACTGTAGGTTTTCTTCTAAAGAGATTTCTGCGAACCAGGAGTATTTGTAAGGGGATCTGGCCTCCAGGGGGGTTAATGTTTGACACGTTGACCacagatataaaatatttttgacaAAGCTAATGTAAACTCTAAGTGACCCCGCTTGACGTGCGTAGATGTGGGATCACAAGGTCCACTGTCAATATTGACATTAGAACATAAAGCGGTTGTGCATCAAAACAACCTTGTTTtcagatgaaagaaaataacagattttcaTCTCTAAATTTGATGTTATGACAGTTACTTGATTGTTACTGTTTGACAAGGCCTCTACATAGTAGTCAAAGATGAATAACATCTACAATAAGAATATGGAGTTATAGGATGAGATAATGACTGGTCAGTGGGACAGCTCCACTCTGGCTGTTGTTaaacatttatcttttaaagtACTGCTGACAAATTGTGCTCTGAAGCTGTTTTGACACTAAAATCTTATTTGTCCCTCTTATcaggcagacagaaaaacaggattGGTTCCCTCTAGTGTTGCATAACCCTAGCATTATGGATTCATCTGCTAGAATCACAACATGTTTGTCTAAAGAAGGCAGCAGTAATTGGTTGTTTCCTTGGTGTAGTATTTGTCATAACTATGACAAATGCCAGATTTGTGATATACAATCCAACACTACTGATCTCATCCCGTGTACTCTAGGTGACCCCAGGTTTTTTCATATGGAAAatctttgcttttaaaaacacatgctGATATCCAGAACAACAAGATGCCAATGACGAACAAAACCAACTTGATAATTTATTAATCTAATATTGCATAAATGTGATTGGAAAGCATGTGTAACCCTGTAAATCTCTCATATTATTCCCATTTGCAGTGCACTAAATGCTGATCAGACCTTCACATCAgtttaaaagccttttttttagc harbors:
- the LOC121645249 gene encoding insulin-like growth factor-binding protein 1, yielding MEVLGLYQKFMFVAVVGLAVLAVVRSSPVVGPEPIRCATCTQQKMNDCPAIPTDCKQVLREPGCGCCMACALEKGASCGVHTAHCGEGLRCIPRPGEARPLHALTRGQGVCIEDEGQEEADGVHDHGSLHYLLGLNFPFDLQDTAEGQESIKAKVNAIRSKLVQQGPCHIELHAALDMIASSQQKLGDKFTTFYLPNCDKYGFYKAKQCESSLVGPPARCWCVSSWNGKKLPGASDLTGDAECHQEVTP